One genomic segment of Paenibacillus sp. FSL H8-0332 includes these proteins:
- a CDS encoding S-layer homology domain-containing protein — MAVHPAEAATGNSLTGLPAAPAWGHFVDTYKNNTPVNTAVYSNPSIGVLSGFLDLWTPGATWDTGTKLNNDVLDYNIQYVADLSKTRTPAEEQAAYYDDRRNQTYGAADGLGPLSEVYRTMSGTYTTINSIPDDATSVKYNDGNDSNKAGDSSSSLGKMVDLIGIVRGNYASTSQAKKFYSYMRPFRWKDTSVIVPTLVPARSSTPATDGGFPSGHTNASYLAALALAYSVPERFQELMARASEMGNNRVVAGMHSPLDVMGGRVTAMAFAAGALTDPDNTALKQAAYTQAHEVLLTQTGTAEDRFTDYAKNKAQYTQRLTYGFPQIHSNTEPAVAPKGAEVLLETRLPYLSADQRRAVLVTTALPSGYPLLDDPEGWGRLNLFAAADGYGAFAEHVTVAMDAAKGGFHAADRWRNDISGTGGLTKEGTGTLKLAGSNTYSGGTEVNAGVLEGDSATAFGKGNVTNTGGSVVENVYGKMVIGGSFTQASEGTLVLGLTGANDILEVKGAVKADGKLKVNFGNSYVPGSGLIPLLTHGVSQRSGQFTSVQVEGLPSKYNAQVVYLSDQIALSITDTTSGGTGGGNPGGTPGTPAGNTGTVPGTTGTTPGNGSTTPAEPEKQPQSGVNPFQSGVVSREAVYKTVTEAITATKNQSISFKDTAGHWGSSTIATAVKLQIISGYADGSFRPNAPVTRAEFAAMIARSFGLGTTSAASKFGDTASNWAAGYIGALADKGIVTGYADGSFKPGATITRAEMVTIIGRVLDLGVLQTGIPASFKDVSSSYWAANAIRQATSANLVKGISASAFAPKSQATRAEAVAVIIRALESDSSVKALMAGL; from the coding sequence ATCGCGGTACATCCTGCAGAGGCGGCCACGGGTAATTCATTAACCGGGCTGCCGGCTGCTCCGGCATGGGGACATTTCGTAGATACTTATAAGAATAACACACCTGTGAATACGGCGGTGTATTCCAACCCCTCGATCGGTGTTCTCTCCGGCTTCCTGGATCTTTGGACACCGGGCGCCACCTGGGATACCGGAACGAAGCTGAACAACGATGTGCTGGATTACAACATTCAATATGTGGCTGATCTGTCAAAGACCCGCACTCCGGCAGAGGAGCAGGCGGCGTATTACGATGACCGGCGGAACCAGACCTATGGAGCGGCTGACGGCCTTGGTCCGTTGTCTGAGGTGTACCGTACGATGTCAGGAACCTACACGACCATTAACAGCATCCCAGATGATGCGACTTCCGTGAAATACAATGATGGCAATGACAGCAACAAGGCCGGCGATTCCAGTTCCAGCTTGGGCAAAATGGTCGACCTGATCGGAATCGTCCGCGGCAATTATGCTTCAACGAGTCAGGCCAAGAAATTCTATAGCTACATGCGTCCATTCCGCTGGAAGGATACCTCTGTTATCGTGCCGACGCTGGTGCCGGCGAGAAGTAGTACGCCTGCCACAGACGGCGGCTTCCCGAGCGGACATACCAACGCTTCCTATCTAGCTGCGTTGGCTCTGGCGTATTCCGTACCTGAGCGCTTCCAGGAGCTGATGGCCCGGGCCTCGGAGATGGGCAACAACCGTGTCGTCGCCGGGATGCACTCACCGCTGGATGTTATGGGCGGACGGGTGACGGCGATGGCCTTCGCAGCAGGGGCACTGACAGACCCGGATAATACGGCGCTGAAGCAGGCGGCCTATACTCAGGCTCATGAAGTGCTGCTTACACAGACAGGTACCGCAGAAGATCGGTTCACCGATTATGCGAAGAATAAGGCCCAGTATACCCAGCGGCTGACCTACGGCTTCCCGCAGATTCACTCTAATACTGAGCCTGCCGTTGCTCCTAAGGGAGCAGAGGTCTTGCTGGAGACCCGCCTGCCTTACCTGAGTGCGGATCAGCGTAGAGCAGTTCTCGTAACAACGGCACTCCCCTCCGGTTATCCACTGCTGGATGATCCCGAAGGCTGGGGACGATTGAACCTGTTCGCCGCTGCCGACGGGTACGGTGCATTCGCTGAGCATGTAACGGTAGCGATGGACGCTGCGAAGGGCGGCTTCCACGCTGCAGACCGCTGGCGCAATGATATCTCCGGGACGGGCGGACTGACCAAGGAGGGTACAGGCACGCTTAAGCTGGCGGGCAGCAACACGTATTCCGGTGGTACAGAGGTGAACGCAGGTGTCCTGGAAGGAGACTCGGCAACAGCCTTCGGCAAAGGGAATGTGACGAATACCGGCGGTTCTGTAGTTGAGAACGTCTACGGTAAAATGGTGATCGGCGGCAGCTTCACCCAGGCCTCCGAAGGTACGCTTGTACTGGGCCTTACTGGAGCAAACGATATCCTTGAGGTTAAGGGTGCGGTGAAGGCTGACGGGAAGCTGAAGGTGAACTTCGGGAACAGCTACGTTCCAGGCAGCGGCCTGATTCCGCTCCTTACGCATGGCGTCAGCCAGCGCAGCGGGCAGTTTACTTCCGTGCAGGTTGAAGGATTGCCAAGCAAATATAACGCCCAGGTAGTGTACCTGAGCGATCAGATCGCGCTTAGTATTACAGATACGACAAGCGGAGGAACTGGCGGCGGTAATCCAGGCGGAACGCCGGGTACTCCAGCTGGAAATACCGGCACGGTACCAGGGACCACCGGTACCACTCCAGGGAATGGCAGCACTACTCCTGCTGAACCGGAAAAACAGCCACAGAGCGGCGTTAACCCGTTCCAATCCGGAGTGGTGAGCAGAGAAGCGGTGTACAAGACCGTGACTGAAGCTATTACAGCCACGAAGAATCAGAGCATCAGCTTCAAGGATACCGCAGGACACTGGGGCAGCAGCACCATCGCTACAGCCGTGAAGCTGCAGATCATCAGCGGCTATGCGGACGGCTCCTTCCGTCCTAATGCACCGGTGACCAGAGCTGAATTCGCAGCGATGATCGCCCGTTCCTTCGGGCTAGGCACTACATCGGCGGCCTCTAAATTTGGGGATACTGCCTCCAATTGGGCGGCAGGCTATATCGGTGCCTTGGCCGATAAAGGCATCGTAACCGGCTACGCAGACGGCAGCTTCAAGCCGGGAGCGACCATTACCCGCGCTGAGATGGTCACGATTATCGGCCGTGTGCTTGATCTCGGTGTGCTCCAGACTGGCATTCCGGCGAGCTTCAAGGATGTCAGCAGCAGCTACTGGGCAGCTAACGCCATCCGCCAGGCCACTTCTGCTAACCTGGTGAAGGGCATCTCTGCTTCAGCGTTCGCTCCAAAGAGTCAGGCTACCCGCGCCGAAGCGGTGGCCGTGATTATCCGCGCGCTGGAGAGCGACAGTTCGGTTAAGGCTTTGATGGCGGGCTTGTAA
- a CDS encoding AraC family transcriptional regulator — protein MRKWNSAFAALAASYISVVLVIVLLLCSAFYLYFSNHYKEELQGRNRLILDNTARTLEASVLQRVQQIYLEVSLNQRAALRMLPDASLPANLSKVSSLQESLNMQVSNHSDLIQAVHLYAPRQHLLLSSLYGLKFRADQQAGAAYWMDWVNGMNLNSRNSLWTEARFVPDDIVSSIPGGSGSQLITYVHSYPFQSPGAASELLIAIDLKESALRAILQNMMPARYQSSFIATPSGGIVAGSNPDAAAQADTYAASISNALASPETSGNMSQEIGGSTYVISYQDLPTTGWKLFSAAPANLFYEKWLVVQRVILSLCLLAILVGICLSGILAKLNYSPLKRLLRTIKDLYGPGPEVPGVRGQALNEFGIIDSAFNRLNNKVTTLEGTLEASSPHIRQNMILNLLQDSPAPGSVTVDPQFLGLSPEHRHYCCLLLNTRGAYARMSLSGLQAAMSGMTGTLEAIRLHGSRILAEELPDKQTVVIIGAREASGTLLEQLSDRITAAAEQHFQLNIQLSQGCWVDAISLLHTSYAEAQTLMKYAYFLPESRVLKDRELLKREQSLDEIPQPVLMRFKDKLQNRQLDETLAALEQLIAVMREGSYPADYCHFVLANTVFMYSDYLKSIRYTPSAHGPLDLYNEYIALPDIRHLQEWFAASIGTFIMETQKRNSDRALSTIEAAKAYIGEHLSGDLSLDAVSAKVFISPKYLSKLFKEELGITYTDYITGIRMEEARRLIEKNNMSIEQIAGKVGYGTTPYFIKRFKEIYGCTPGNYLRTVNTLPPQAEISIG, from the coding sequence TTGCGAAAATGGAACTCTGCCTTTGCCGCCCTAGCCGCTTCATACATCTCTGTTGTGTTAGTCATTGTCCTCTTACTCTGCTCTGCCTTCTATCTGTATTTCTCGAACCATTATAAGGAAGAGCTTCAGGGCCGCAACCGGCTCATCCTTGACAATACCGCCCGTACCCTTGAAGCCTCCGTGCTTCAGCGGGTGCAGCAGATCTATCTGGAAGTCTCACTGAACCAGCGGGCTGCGCTCCGTATGCTGCCAGATGCTTCACTTCCAGCGAATCTCAGCAAGGTGAGCAGTCTCCAGGAGTCGCTGAACATGCAGGTATCCAATCATTCGGACCTGATACAAGCCGTACATCTATATGCTCCCAGGCAGCATCTCCTGCTGTCCTCGCTGTATGGGCTGAAATTCCGTGCGGATCAGCAGGCGGGTGCCGCCTACTGGATGGATTGGGTGAACGGCATGAACCTTAATTCCCGTAACAGCCTCTGGACAGAGGCCCGGTTCGTGCCGGACGATATCGTCTCCAGCATCCCCGGCGGCAGCGGCAGCCAGCTGATCACCTATGTGCACAGCTATCCGTTCCAGTCCCCCGGGGCAGCCAGTGAGCTGCTGATTGCCATTGATCTGAAGGAGAGTGCGCTGCGCGCCATTCTGCAGAATATGATGCCTGCCCGCTATCAGAGCAGCTTCATTGCTACGCCCTCCGGCGGGATTGTGGCCGGCTCGAATCCGGATGCTGCGGCCCAGGCCGATACCTATGCTGCCAGTATCTCGAATGCGCTAGCCTCTCCTGAGACATCCGGGAACATGAGCCAGGAGATCGGAGGCAGCACCTACGTGATCTCCTATCAGGACCTGCCGACCACCGGGTGGAAGCTCTTCAGTGCGGCTCCGGCGAACCTGTTCTATGAGAAATGGCTCGTTGTCCAGAGGGTCATTCTCTCCTTGTGTCTGCTTGCTATATTGGTAGGAATCTGTCTGTCCGGCATTCTGGCCAAATTGAATTACAGTCCGCTTAAGCGGCTGCTTCGCACTATTAAGGACCTCTACGGCCCGGGGCCTGAGGTGCCAGGAGTGCGGGGACAAGCCCTTAACGAATTCGGAATTATTGATTCCGCCTTCAACCGTCTGAACAACAAAGTGACCACACTGGAGGGGACGCTTGAGGCCAGCAGTCCGCATATCCGGCAGAACATGATCCTGAATCTCCTACAGGACAGCCCTGCCCCAGGCAGCGTAACCGTAGATCCGCAATTCCTGGGACTCTCTCCGGAGCACCGTCATTACTGCTGCCTGCTCCTCAACACCCGTGGAGCCTACGCCCGCATGAGTCTAAGCGGCTTGCAGGCAGCCATGAGCGGGATGACCGGGACGCTTGAGGCGATCCGGCTTCACGGAAGCCGAATTCTGGCCGAGGAGCTGCCGGACAAGCAGACGGTTGTCATTATCGGCGCGCGCGAAGCCTCCGGGACGCTGCTCGAACAGCTCTCGGACCGGATTACAGCAGCGGCGGAGCAGCATTTCCAGCTGAATATTCAGCTCTCGCAGGGCTGCTGGGTGGATGCCATCAGCCTTCTCCACACAAGCTACGCTGAAGCGCAGACCTTAATGAAATATGCTTATTTTCTGCCGGAGAGCAGGGTCTTGAAGGACCGGGAGCTGCTGAAGAGGGAGCAGAGTCTTGACGAGATTCCGCAGCCTGTGCTGATGAGATTCAAGGACAAGCTGCAGAACCGGCAGCTGGATGAGACTCTGGCCGCGCTGGAGCAGCTGATAGCCGTCATGCGGGAAGGCAGCTACCCGGCGGATTATTGCCACTTCGTGCTGGCGAACACCGTATTTATGTACTCAGATTATCTGAAAAGCATCCGCTACACCCCTTCCGCGCACGGGCCTCTGGATCTGTATAACGAATACATTGCCCTGCCGGATATCCGGCATTTGCAGGAGTGGTTCGCCGCCTCCATCGGCACCTTCATTATGGAGACGCAGAAGCGGAACAGTGACCGTGCACTCTCGACCATTGAAGCGGCCAAGGCCTATATCGGGGAGCATCTGTCCGGGGATCTATCGCTGGATGCCGTATCCGCCAAGGTCTTCATCAGTCCCAAGTATCTAAGCAAGCTGTTCAAGGAAGAGCTGGGGATCACCTACACCGACTATATCACCGGCATACGGATGGAAGAGGCCCGGCGGCTGATCGAGAAGAACAATATGTCGATCGAACAAATTGCCGGCAAGGTCGGTTATGGAACGACTCCATACTTCATCAAGCGCTTCAAGGAGATCTACGGCTGTACGCCGGGGAATTATCTGCGAACCGTGAATACACTGCCGCCGCAGGCGGAGATTAGCATAGGATAA
- a CDS encoding ABC transporter substrate-binding protein: MYMYKRLMLLPLLGLICGCSGQPASLSSAPGQELLDTSVSASDSVDSADSAVLAASAPKLKISWTMHQNLPVAEDAVMVRELEQKFKVDLDFWNLPNNKYESLLDQRLVQGSIPDLFRVRQTQDLLKYQQQGVLAPIPEELLNTYAPNILKAIRENAPAYQQYGRINGAYYGIPVINPTNIYRVPVVYRQDWLDKLGLKVPDTLADFEKFIYAATNEDPDGNGIRDTYGLSQEGMNVVFGAFGQMVFTDQLYFSRKDQGLVIGALEPDMQEALRYLRKWYKDGVIDPEFITGENSGGYKHLSHAFINGRIGMTSMGNYYHWTQAGDYTDWKLDDQKAARLVPVEAMFNVKELTAKHPQAKIAFGRPVSGPDGKRGSKAYDMLMSFTAIGADATQEPGKLEKILQLLDYVSANPDPDEAASLQYGIQGTHWDWAGTDKKDIILLPPYNHMFSYQNTIGAGIGMTLPILPAGRSEQWAATLGLDHDGIYNALEVATPSLIRNSPGLIKLRDQAYIAFITGERTLEEFGEFVEEFLASGGAEVLAEANDSYKKLDP; this comes from the coding sequence ATGTATATGTATAAAAGATTAATGCTCTTGCCCCTCCTGGGGCTGATCTGCGGCTGCAGCGGGCAGCCAGCTTCACTCTCGTCTGCGCCTGGACAAGAGCTGCTGGATACATCCGTTTCCGCTTCTGATTCTGTTGATTCTGCTGATTCTGCTGTTCTTGCTGCCTCTGCCCCGAAGCTCAAAATCTCCTGGACCATGCATCAGAATCTGCCGGTTGCGGAGGATGCCGTAATGGTGCGGGAGCTGGAGCAGAAGTTCAAGGTAGATCTGGACTTCTGGAATCTGCCGAATAACAAATACGAATCCCTGCTCGACCAGAGGCTGGTGCAAGGCAGCATTCCCGACCTGTTCCGGGTCCGGCAGACCCAGGATCTGCTGAAGTACCAGCAGCAAGGCGTGCTCGCCCCTATTCCTGAGGAACTGCTGAACACCTACGCTCCCAATATTCTTAAGGCCATCCGCGAGAATGCACCCGCCTATCAGCAATATGGCCGCATTAACGGGGCCTATTACGGCATTCCGGTCATTAACCCTACCAACATCTATCGGGTCCCTGTGGTCTACCGGCAGGATTGGCTGGACAAGCTCGGCCTTAAGGTGCCGGACACCTTGGCCGATTTCGAGAAATTCATCTATGCGGCTACGAACGAAGACCCGGACGGCAACGGTATCCGGGACACCTACGGCTTGTCGCAGGAGGGCATGAATGTGGTCTTCGGCGCATTCGGGCAGATGGTCTTCACGGATCAGCTCTACTTCAGCCGGAAGGATCAGGGGCTGGTCATTGGCGCTCTGGAGCCGGATATGCAGGAAGCACTGCGTTATCTCCGCAAATGGTACAAGGACGGGGTCATTGATCCCGAGTTCATCACCGGGGAGAATAGCGGAGGCTACAAGCATCTGTCGCACGCCTTCATTAACGGACGGATCGGCATGACCTCCATGGGCAATTATTATCACTGGACACAGGCAGGAGATTATACGGACTGGAAACTGGATGACCAGAAGGCAGCCAGGCTGGTTCCGGTAGAAGCAATGTTTAACGTCAAGGAGTTAACCGCGAAGCATCCGCAGGCCAAGATCGCTTTCGGGCGGCCGGTTAGCGGTCCGGACGGCAAACGCGGCTCCAAAGCCTACGATATGCTGATGAGCTTCACCGCCATTGGCGCGGATGCTACCCAGGAGCCGGGCAAGCTGGAGAAGATCCTCCAGCTGCTGGACTACGTCAGCGCAAATCCTGACCCCGATGAGGCGGCATCTCTGCAGTATGGTATTCAGGGGACACACTGGGACTGGGCCGGAACGGACAAGAAGGACATCATCCTGCTGCCGCCGTATAACCATATGTTCAGCTACCAGAATACGATCGGCGCGGGGATCGGCATGACCCTGCCCATCCTTCCTGCCGGACGGAGCGAGCAATGGGCGGCAACCCTGGGGCTGGATCACGACGGCATCTATAATGCCCTGGAGGTGGCTACGCCCTCTCTGATCAGGAACAGCCCTGGGCTTATTAAGCTAAGAGACCAGGCGTATATTGCCTTCATCACCGGAGAGCGTACGCTTGAGGAATTCGGAGAGTTCGTGGAGGAGTTCCTGGCGTCGGGCGGAGCGGAGGTACTGGCGGAAGCAAATGA